One Sinorhizobium mexicanum genomic region harbors:
- a CDS encoding MFS transporter produces the protein MSVVHAAHRFAAFRHVGYRRYFFSRFLAYFAIQIMSVAVGWQIYDLTRDPFDLGLIGLFQFLPSLVLILVTGTVADRYNRRVIMGICMTVSTLCASALLLLTVKGLFSPWPVYAILVVFGIERAFLGPAAQSLAPNLVPVEHVPNAIAWNSTSWQTATIVGPVAGGLLYGFGPVVPYAVSLSFFAAAALMVFAVPKPTVRTPASGQSWQTITAGFRYIRAEKVVLGAISLDLFAVLLGGAVALMPVFARDVLALGPWGLGLLRAAPGVGAVGMAVWLAAHPIRNRAGFYMFMGVALFGVATIVFGLSATAWISIAALVVMGAADMISVYVREILITLWTPDELRGRVNAVNMVFVGASNELGEFRAGMMASGFGAVFAVAFGGVGTLLVALLWAAGFPQLRKIDTLDVPEEHPVV, from the coding sequence ATGTCCGTCGTTCACGCCGCGCATCGTTTCGCCGCCTTCAGGCATGTCGGCTATCGGCGCTATTTCTTCTCCCGCTTCCTCGCCTATTTCGCCATTCAGATCATGTCGGTCGCCGTCGGCTGGCAGATCTATGACCTGACGCGCGATCCGTTCGATCTCGGCCTCATCGGCCTTTTCCAGTTCCTGCCATCGCTGGTCCTGATTCTGGTGACGGGGACCGTCGCCGATCGCTACAACCGCCGCGTCATCATGGGTATCTGCATGACGGTGAGCACGCTTTGTGCGTCTGCGCTGCTCCTGTTGACCGTGAAGGGGCTGTTTTCGCCCTGGCCGGTCTATGCGATCCTCGTCGTCTTCGGGATCGAGCGGGCGTTTCTTGGGCCGGCGGCGCAGTCGCTCGCTCCCAATCTGGTGCCAGTCGAGCACGTGCCCAATGCGATCGCCTGGAATTCGACCTCCTGGCAGACGGCGACGATCGTCGGGCCGGTCGCCGGCGGCCTCCTCTATGGTTTCGGTCCTGTTGTGCCCTACGCGGTCAGTCTCTCCTTCTTTGCGGCGGCTGCCCTGATGGTCTTTGCCGTGCCCAAGCCCACAGTGCGCACGCCCGCCTCCGGACAAAGCTGGCAGACGATCACGGCGGGCTTCCGCTATATCAGGGCGGAGAAGGTCGTGCTGGGGGCGATCTCGCTCGATCTCTTTGCCGTGCTGCTCGGCGGCGCGGTGGCGCTGATGCCGGTCTTTGCCCGCGATGTCCTGGCGCTCGGCCCCTGGGGGCTCGGCCTTCTGCGGGCTGCACCGGGCGTCGGTGCCGTCGGCATGGCCGTCTGGCTTGCCGCCCACCCGATCCGCAACCGCGCAGGTTTCTACATGTTTATGGGCGTTGCGCTTTTCGGCGTCGCGACCATCGTCTTCGGCCTGTCGGCGACAGCCTGGATCTCGATCGCAGCGCTTGTCGTCATGGGTGCGGCGGACATGATCTCGGTCTACGTTCGCGAAATCCTGATCACGCTCTGGACTCCGGACGAACTGCGCGGCCGCGTCAACGCGGTCAACATGGTGTTCGTCGGCGCGTCGAACGAGCTTGGCGAATTCCGCGCCGGCATGATGGCCTCGGGTTTCGGTGCTGTCTTCGCAGTCGCCTTCGGCGGCGTCGGCACGCTGCTCGTGGCGCTTCTCTGGGCGGCCGGATTCCCGCAATTGCGCAAGATCGATACGCTCGACGTTCCGGAAGAGCATCCAGTAGTCTGA
- a CDS encoding YggT family protein produces MIAVIATLNFIINIAWFLIIASAIFSWLYAFNVINVNNHAINMIGRSLYQLTEPLYRPIRRVLPDMGGVDLSPLVVLVILYFIWYFLNTTVASAVIGI; encoded by the coding sequence ATGATTGCTGTCATCGCAACCTTGAACTTCATTATCAACATTGCCTGGTTCCTGATCATAGCGTCGGCCATCTTTTCCTGGCTCTACGCCTTCAACGTGATCAACGTGAACAACCACGCGATCAACATGATCGGCCGTTCGCTCTATCAGCTGACGGAGCCGCTCTATCGGCCCATCCGCCGCGTCCTGCCGGACATGGGCGGCGTCGATCTCTCGCCGCTGGTCGTCCTCGTGATCCTCTATTTCATCTGGTACTTCCTCAACACGACGGTCGCCTCGGCGGTGATCGGCATATAA
- a CDS encoding DUF167 domain-containing protein, translating to MHAALTSLDDHVRLTVRLTPNGGRDTIDGFESAADGEEYLKVRVRAVPEKGKANQALIALLAKQFGIAKNRIALVSGDTQRKKILRIEADPEDIIKRLAEIVGGVK from the coding sequence GTGCACGCGGCGCTGACCAGCCTTGACGATCATGTCCGCTTGACCGTTCGGCTGACGCCGAATGGCGGCCGCGATACGATCGACGGCTTCGAAAGTGCTGCCGACGGAGAGGAATATCTCAAGGTTCGCGTTCGCGCCGTGCCGGAAAAGGGCAAGGCGAACCAGGCGCTGATCGCGCTGCTGGCAAAACAGTTCGGCATCGCAAAGAACAGGATCGCGCTCGTTTCCGGCGACACGCAGCGCAAAAAAATCCTCCGGATCGAGGCCGATCCGGAGGATATCATCAAGCGGCTCGCCGAAATCGTCGGCGGCGTGAAATGA
- the ppa gene encoding inorganic diphosphatase has protein sequence MRIDAISIGKNPPEDVNVIVEVPVGGHPIKYEMDKEAGTLVVDRFLYTPMTYPGNYGFVPHTLSDDGDPIDVLICNTRPLVPGCVINVRPIGVMMMEDNSGQDEKIIAVPSTHLTMRYDKVHDYTDLPEITLKQIEHFFEHYKDLEPGKWVKIFGWKDATVAKQLIKEAVERAKAKK, from the coding sequence ATGCGGATCGACGCGATTTCCATCGGAAAGAATCCACCGGAAGATGTCAATGTTATCGTGGAAGTTCCGGTCGGCGGGCATCCGATCAAGTACGAAATGGACAAGGAAGCCGGCACGCTGGTGGTCGACCGCTTCCTCTATACGCCGATGACCTATCCGGGCAATTACGGCTTCGTTCCGCACACGCTGTCCGACGACGGCGATCCGATCGACGTGTTGATCTGCAACACCCGCCCGCTGGTGCCGGGCTGCGTCATCAATGTCCGTCCGATCGGGGTGATGATGATGGAAGACAATTCCGGTCAGGACGAGAAGATCATCGCCGTGCCTTCGACGCACCTCACCATGCGCTATGACAAGGTCCACGACTATACCGACCTGCCGGAAATCACGCTCAAGCAGATCGAGCACTTCTTCGAGCACTACAAGGATCTGGAGCCCGGCAAGTGGGTAAAGATCTTCGGCTGGAAGGACGCGACCGTTGCCAAGCAGTTGATCAAGGAAGCGGTCGAGCGCGCCAAGGCAAAGAAGTAG
- a CDS encoding GNAT family N-acetyltransferase, translated as MKTVSIEVRPGEPHEAAAIAEVHRISWLQAYGGIIPHRPLVQMVNRRDETWWRKATRGPATLLVVDVAGTIAGYATLGLSRARALPQEGEIYEIYLRPEYQGIGLGRILFREAKSLLRSLGCRGLVVWCLEDSEHAYSFFQTAGGSDIAEGMEDFGDRYLKKVGFVWN; from the coding sequence ATGAAGACTGTTTCGATCGAGGTCAGGCCCGGGGAGCCACATGAGGCGGCGGCGATCGCCGAGGTGCATCGCATTTCCTGGTTGCAAGCCTATGGCGGCATCATTCCGCATCGTCCCCTCGTCCAGATGGTCAACCGCCGCGACGAAACCTGGTGGCGCAAGGCCACGCGCGGGCCGGCGACATTGCTCGTCGTCGATGTCGCCGGCACGATCGCCGGCTATGCCACGCTCGGCCTGAGCCGCGCGCGAGCGCTGCCGCAGGAAGGTGAGATCTACGAAATCTACCTGCGGCCCGAGTATCAGGGCATCGGCCTCGGACGCATTCTCTTCCGCGAGGCAAAAAGCCTCTTGAGGTCACTTGGCTGCCGTGGCCTCGTCGTCTGGTGCCTCGAAGACAGCGAACACGCCTACAGCTTCTTCCAGACTGCCGGTGGCAGCGACATTGCCGAGGGCATGGAAGATTTCGGCGACAGATACCTGAAGAAAGTCGGCTTCGTCTGGAACTGA
- the typA gene encoding translational GTPase TypA produces MSIRNIAIIAHVDHGKTTLVDELLKQSGAFRDNQRVAERVMDSNDLEKERGITILAKATSVVWKGVRINIVDTPGHADFGGEVERILNMVDGAIVLVDASEGPMPQTKFVVGKALKVGLKPIVAINKIDRPDGRHEEVINEVFDLFANLDATDEQLDFPILYGSGRDGWMNVNPEGPKDQGMGPLFDLVLKHVPEPTVAEGPFRMIGTILEANPFLGRIITGRIHSGSVKPNQAVKVLAQDGTVLESGRISKILAFRGIERQPIEEGQAGDIVAIAGLTKGTVADTFCDPSITEPLKAQPIDPPTVTMSFIVNDSPLAGTEGDKVTSRVIRDRLFKEAEGNVALKIEESSEKDSFFVSGRGELQLAVLIETMRREGFELAVSRPRVVMHKDESGQLLEPIEEVVIDVDEEHSGVVVQKMSERKAEMVELRPSGGNRVRLVFFAPTRGLIGYQSELLTDTRGTAIMNRLFHDYQPYKGEIGGRINGVLLSNEAGEAVAYALFNLEDRGPMVIEPGEKVYEGMIIGIHTRDNDLEVNVLKGKKLTNMRAAGKDEAVRLTPPIKMTLERALSWIQDDELVEVTPKSIRLRKLHLDPHERKRFEKARTAGAA; encoded by the coding sequence ATGAGCATTCGTAACATCGCGATCATCGCGCACGTCGACCATGGAAAAACGACGCTTGTCGACGAGCTCTTGAAGCAGTCCGGCGCCTTCCGCGACAACCAGCGCGTCGCCGAGCGCGTCATGGATTCCAACGACTTGGAGAAGGAGCGCGGCATCACCATTCTCGCCAAGGCGACCTCGGTCGTCTGGAAGGGCGTGCGCATCAACATCGTCGACACCCCCGGCCACGCCGACTTCGGCGGCGAGGTTGAGCGCATCCTCAACATGGTGGATGGCGCCATCGTGCTCGTCGACGCTTCCGAAGGCCCGATGCCGCAGACGAAGTTCGTCGTCGGCAAGGCGCTGAAGGTCGGCCTGAAGCCGATTGTCGCGATCAACAAGATCGACCGTCCGGATGGCCGCCACGAGGAAGTCATCAATGAGGTCTTTGACCTCTTCGCCAATCTCGACGCCACCGACGAACAGCTCGACTTCCCGATCCTTTACGGTTCAGGCCGCGACGGCTGGATGAATGTCAATCCGGAAGGCCCGAAGGACCAGGGCATGGGGCCGCTCTTCGATCTCGTGTTGAAGCACGTGCCGGAGCCGACGGTCGCCGAAGGCCCGTTCCGGATGATCGGCACCATCCTCGAAGCCAACCCGTTCCTCGGCCGCATCATCACCGGCCGCATCCATTCCGGCTCGGTGAAGCCGAACCAGGCGGTCAAGGTCCTGGCGCAGGACGGCACCGTGCTCGAATCCGGGCGGATCTCGAAGATCCTCGCGTTCCGCGGGATCGAGCGCCAGCCGATCGAGGAAGGGCAGGCTGGCGACATCGTCGCGATCGCGGGCCTTACCAAGGGCACCGTCGCCGACACCTTCTGTGATCCCTCGATCACCGAGCCGCTCAAGGCGCAGCCGATCGATCCGCCGACCGTGACCATGTCCTTCATCGTCAACGACTCGCCGCTTGCCGGCACCGAGGGCGACAAGGTGACCTCGCGCGTCATCCGCGACCGCCTGTTCAAGGAAGCCGAAGGCAATGTGGCGCTCAAGATCGAGGAATCGTCCGAGAAGGACTCCTTCTTCGTTTCCGGCCGCGGCGAATTGCAGCTTGCAGTGCTCATCGAGACGATGCGCCGCGAAGGGTTCGAGCTTGCCGTATCCCGCCCGCGCGTCGTCATGCACAAGGATGAAAGCGGCCAGCTTCTCGAGCCGATCGAGGAGGTGGTCATCGACGTCGACGAGGAGCATTCCGGCGTCGTCGTTCAAAAGATGTCGGAGCGCAAGGCCGAGATGGTCGAACTCCGGCCGTCGGGCGGCAACCGCGTCCGCCTCGTCTTCTTCGCCCCGACCCGCGGCCTTATCGGCTACCAGTCGGAACTTCTGACCGATACGCGTGGCACGGCGATCATGAACCGCCTGTTCCACGACTATCAGCCCTACAAGGGCGAGATTGGCGGCCGCATCAACGGCGTGCTGCTCTCCAATGAGGCGGGCGAAGCGGTGGCCTATGCGCTCTTCAACCTCGAAGACCGCGGCCCGATGGTGATCGAGCCGGGCGAGAAGGTCTATGAGGGCATGATCATCGGCATCCACACCCGCGACAACGACCTCGAGGTCAACGTCCTTAAGGGCAAGAAGCTCACCAACATGCGCGCCGCCGGCAAGGACGAGGCCGTCCGCCTGACGCCGCCGATCAAGATGACCCTCGAACGGGCCCTTTCCTGGATCCAGGACGACGAACTGGTGGAAGTGACGCCGAAGTCGATCCGGCTGAGAAAGCTCCACCTCGACCCGCATGAGCGCAAGCGCTTCGAGAAGGCGCGCACCGCCGGCGCGGCGTAA
- a CDS encoding alkaline phosphatase D family protein, producing MADIRSTLTRRSFLFSAGAAGLVASSGLATPFYARGYGRPEFVHGVQSGDVDTESGMIWTRVDRPARVAVEYSTTESFSNALRLPDIDAMPQTDCTIKSRLDGLLPDQDIFYRFTATDLYDGNRVSEPIVGRFRTAPLRRRSVRFVWSGDTAGQGWGIDDVGMKTYSTIQLHEPDFFIHSGDTIYADNPIPDEIKLRDGGMWKNRIVTPEKRDVARTLEEYRGQWKYNLLDEHVRGLNAVCPTFYQWDDHEVLNNWSASTDLRDDPRYPEKDVAVYASRAARAFHEMTPIRTLPTQPGRIFRKVAYGPLLDVFFVDLRSYRGPNQGEGESGLFGWRQADWLKRELAASRATWKVIACDMPIGLVVWDDYSARRGSDAIANGDNGAPMGRETEFADLLRFIRDNAINNIVWLTADVHYTAAHHYDPSRAAFKEFLPFWEFVSGPLHSGTYGPKELDMTFGPEVRFIKASGGGIDSNLPPSAGLQFFGIVDISGQTRQMTVRLMDREDKELWRVTLDPGAVA from the coding sequence TTGGCCGATATTCGAAGCACGCTGACTAGGCGCTCTTTCCTTTTCTCCGCCGGCGCCGCCGGTCTCGTCGCTTCTTCCGGTCTCGCGACACCCTTCTACGCCCGCGGCTATGGGCGGCCGGAATTCGTGCACGGCGTGCAGTCTGGCGACGTCGATACGGAATCGGGAATGATCTGGACGCGGGTGGATCGGCCGGCGCGGGTGGCGGTCGAATACTCGACCACCGAAAGCTTCTCGAACGCCCTACGGCTTCCCGACATCGATGCGATGCCGCAGACCGACTGCACGATCAAGAGCCGGCTCGACGGCCTGCTGCCGGACCAGGATATCTTCTATCGCTTCACCGCAACCGATCTTTATGACGGCAATCGTGTCTCGGAGCCGATCGTCGGACGTTTCCGCACGGCACCCCTGCGCCGTCGCTCGGTGCGCTTCGTCTGGTCCGGTGATACTGCCGGCCAGGGCTGGGGCATCGACGATGTCGGCATGAAGACCTATTCGACCATCCAGCTTCACGAGCCGGATTTCTTTATCCATTCAGGCGACACGATCTATGCCGACAATCCCATTCCGGACGAGATCAAGCTCCGGGACGGCGGCATGTGGAAGAACCGGATCGTGACGCCCGAGAAGCGCGACGTCGCCCGCACGCTGGAGGAATATCGCGGCCAGTGGAAATACAATCTGCTCGATGAGCACGTGCGCGGCCTGAATGCCGTCTGCCCCACCTTCTATCAATGGGACGACCACGAGGTTTTGAACAACTGGTCGGCTTCAACCGATCTCAGGGACGATCCGCGCTATCCGGAAAAGGACGTGGCGGTGTATGCGTCGCGTGCCGCTCGTGCGTTCCACGAGATGACGCCGATCCGCACCTTGCCGACCCAGCCCGGACGCATCTTCCGCAAGGTCGCTTACGGCCCATTGCTCGACGTTTTTTTCGTCGATCTGCGTTCCTATCGCGGCCCCAATCAGGGGGAGGGGGAGTCCGGTCTCTTCGGCTGGCGGCAGGCGGATTGGCTGAAGCGTGAGCTGGCCGCCTCGCGCGCCACCTGGAAGGTGATCGCCTGCGACATGCCGATCGGCCTCGTCGTCTGGGATGATTATTCGGCACGGCGCGGGTCGGACGCGATCGCCAACGGCGACAATGGCGCGCCGATGGGAAGGGAGACGGAATTCGCGGACCTGCTGCGGTTCATTCGCGACAACGCGATCAACAACATCGTTTGGCTGACGGCGGACGTGCACTATACCGCCGCGCACCACTACGACCCGTCGCGCGCCGCCTTCAAGGAATTCCTGCCCTTCTGGGAGTTCGTTTCCGGTCCCTTGCATTCCGGCACCTATGGTCCGAAGGAACTCGATATGACCTTCGGCCCGGAGGTCCGCTTCATCAAGGCGTCCGGAGGCGGCATCGACAGCAACCTGCCGCCGTCGGCCGGTCTGCAATTCTTCGGCATCGTCGACATCAGCGGCCAGACGCGCCAGATGACCGTGCGGCTGATGGATCGGGAGGATAAGGAACTCTGGCGCGTGACGCTCGATCCGGGGGCCGTCGCGTGA
- a CDS encoding KTSC domain-containing protein, whose translation MPMLQSSAILDSSAIQRVNYDARHRTLSIWFVGNRRPYHYLDVPESIYEDFVHADSAGSYFNHHVRDHYDFTH comes from the coding sequence ATGCCAATGTTGCAATCGTCTGCGATCCTGGACTCTTCCGCGATCCAACGCGTCAACTACGATGCGCGCCATCGCACGCTCAGCATCTGGTTCGTCGGCAATCGCAGGCCTTACCATTATCTCGATGTCCCGGAGAGCATCTACGAGGACTTCGTGCATGCGGACTCCGCCGGCAGCTACTTCAACCACCACGTGCGGGATCACTACGATTTCACGCACTGA
- a CDS encoding amidase, producing MTQSKTPSRDRLETVLTRLDGRRHEERVFVKFYSDTARAEADAADRRLSDGSGLGPLDGRIVSIKDLFDVAGEPTLAGSIIRRAAEPATADAAIVQRLRTAGAVIIGKTHMTEFAFTAVGLNPHYPVPGNAFDESLVPGGSSSGAAVSVAEGTSEIAIGSDTGGSVRIPAALNGLVGFKPTARRVPLDGAFPLSPSLDSIGPLARTVADCALADAIMAGDTPGTLTPLALDGLKLGIPKGFLLEDLVPEIARAFEASLQALSRAGAKLAECSIDDLLGRFAEATSIGSVAAIEGSRIHWNWLEDRDAPVDTRVTSTLRRRLTVPDAALEKLLRTRQDLIRAMDERLAPHDLILLPTTPIPAVGIASVEHDKQEYRRVEDLLLRNTQVANQFDLTAITLPMAGTSLPAGLMLVGRGGTDGMLLSAAASGERLLRVD from the coding sequence TTGACCCAATCGAAAACTCCCTCTCGCGACCGGCTCGAAACCGTACTCACGCGCCTGGATGGGCGCCGGCACGAAGAACGCGTTTTCGTGAAATTCTATTCCGACACCGCCCGGGCCGAGGCTGACGCCGCCGACCGAAGGCTGAGCGACGGAAGCGGCCTCGGCCCGCTCGACGGCCGGATCGTCTCGATCAAGGACCTCTTCGACGTCGCAGGCGAACCGACGCTTGCCGGCTCGATCATCCGCCGGGCGGCGGAACCGGCAACGGCAGACGCGGCGATCGTCCAGCGACTGCGGACGGCTGGCGCCGTCATCATCGGCAAGACGCACATGACCGAATTCGCCTTCACCGCCGTCGGCCTCAACCCGCACTATCCGGTGCCCGGCAATGCGTTCGACGAGAGCCTCGTTCCCGGCGGCTCATCGTCCGGTGCGGCCGTCTCGGTGGCGGAGGGCACAAGCGAGATCGCCATCGGCTCCGACACCGGCGGCTCTGTGCGCATTCCGGCGGCCTTGAACGGCCTCGTCGGCTTCAAGCCGACCGCCCGGCGCGTACCCCTCGATGGCGCCTTTCCTCTCTCGCCAAGCCTTGATTCGATCGGCCCGCTCGCGCGCACTGTCGCCGACTGCGCGCTTGCCGACGCCATCATGGCGGGCGATACGCCAGGAACGCTCACGCCGCTGGCGCTCGACGGGTTGAAGCTCGGCATTCCGAAGGGCTTTCTGCTCGAAGACCTCGTGCCGGAAATCGCTCGGGCCTTTGAGGCAAGCCTGCAAGCGCTTTCCCGCGCCGGCGCAAAGCTCGCCGAATGCAGCATCGACGACCTCCTCGGCCGCTTCGCCGAGGCGACGTCGATCGGCTCCGTCGCCGCGATCGAAGGCAGCCGAATCCACTGGAACTGGCTTGAGGACCGGGACGCACCCGTCGATACGCGGGTAACATCGACGCTGCGCCGGCGCTTGACCGTGCCCGACGCGGCACTGGAAAAGCTGCTGCGGACGCGGCAGGACCTCATTCGCGCGATGGACGAGCGACTGGCGCCCCATGACCTAATCCTCCTGCCGACCACGCCGATCCCCGCCGTCGGCATTGCCTCTGTGGAACACGACAAACAGGAATATCGCCGCGTCGAGGACCTGCTCCTGCGCAACACGCAGGTCGCTAACCAATTCGACCTGACGGCGATCACGCTGCCTATGGCAGGCACGAGCCTGCCGGCGGGGCTGATGCTGGTGGGACGGGGCGGGACGGACGGGATGCTGCTGTCCGCCGCAGCGTCCGGCGAGAGATTGCTGCGAGTAGACTGA
- a CDS encoding DUF429 domain-containing protein, translating into MKEASFDKLLGIDVGYSLSRPSTGIAWCVGGNVGCAKAHSDWNRRQRHIPASTTFSTIAIDGPLLPPDAPDELDRSCERLFIRGAFHARCKPGLSHHGHGLALRKAAAETAAQVRHLAAAPMIGRSIIPGAAIIEAFPNAFLGVLLENERFAMSRAAKRRKFDWLYDQAVESHVFDRLLDAIGWNNETLLQKVTTERDHEKRAAWICLLTAATAAAGKSEVIGVEASGWFWLPPAELWAPWAADALVENRAAVSASGGAAKLSTVSAIA; encoded by the coding sequence TTGAAAGAAGCAAGCTTCGACAAGTTGCTCGGCATCGACGTTGGATACTCGCTGTCGCGACCAAGCACGGGGATCGCGTGGTGCGTCGGAGGGAACGTCGGCTGCGCAAAGGCGCATAGCGATTGGAACCGTCGACAGCGCCACATTCCGGCATCCACGACGTTTTCGACTATCGCCATCGATGGCCCCTTGCTGCCGCCCGACGCGCCCGATGAACTCGACCGCTCCTGCGAGCGCCTCTTCATCCGCGGGGCGTTCCATGCACGCTGCAAGCCAGGGCTCAGCCACCACGGCCACGGTCTCGCCCTGAGAAAGGCTGCGGCCGAGACCGCAGCGCAGGTAAGACACCTCGCGGCTGCGCCGATGATCGGCAGGTCAATCATTCCCGGCGCCGCAATCATCGAAGCTTTCCCGAACGCCTTTCTCGGTGTTCTTCTCGAGAACGAGCGTTTTGCCATGTCCAGGGCAGCGAAGCGCAGGAAGTTTGACTGGCTGTACGACCAAGCGGTTGAAAGCCACGTCTTCGACAGACTTCTTGACGCCATCGGCTGGAACAATGAAACGCTGCTGCAGAAGGTCACAACCGAGCGAGACCATGAAAAACGGGCGGCATGGATCTGCCTGTTGACAGCGGCAACCGCCGCCGCAGGCAAATCCGAGGTCATTGGAGTCGAGGCCAGCGGCTGGTTCTGGCTGCCGCCGGCAGAGCTCTGGGCGCCTTGGGCAGCAGATGCTTTGGTAGAGAACAGGGCCGCGGTCTCGGCGAGCGGCGGCGCCGCCAAGTTGAGCACGGTTTCAGCCATTGCGTGA
- a CDS encoding tyrosine-type recombinase/integrase: MQLMMLGELWGKNVPKAKGQHREKVLSALKVKQLTAPGKYGDGNGLYLVVDKSGAKRWMLRILVNGKRTDIGLGGISLVSLAEAREKALEYRKLARAGGDPLAAKREARRVVPSFKVAAETVHEEHKAAWKNAKHTDQWINTLNQYAVPVIGDMMVDRIDTPEILRVLSPIWLKKPETARRVRQRLTTVFDWAKASGYRSGDNPVEGVTRGLPKQVERGRHHAAMAFAEVPAFIESMRGTNSSLVAKLAFELLILTATRTSEALLAKKTEIDAKGKLWIIPADRMKAKREHRVPITDRIAEILKEAATISGDSQFIFPGRSEDKPLSNMVFLEILRRMEIPVTAHGFRSAFRDWAAESTNYPREIAEMALAHTIENKVEAAYRRGDLLDKRREMMVSWEKFCLGRERDGGFQED, encoded by the coding sequence ATGCAGCTTATGATGTTGGGCGAATTGTGGGGTAAGAACGTGCCGAAGGCAAAAGGCCAGCATCGAGAGAAGGTACTGTCGGCACTCAAGGTGAAGCAACTGACCGCTCCGGGCAAGTACGGCGACGGGAACGGGTTGTACCTCGTTGTCGATAAATCCGGGGCAAAAAGGTGGATGCTCCGCATTCTCGTAAACGGCAAGCGCACAGACATCGGCTTGGGTGGCATTTCCTTAGTTTCGCTTGCCGAGGCGAGAGAGAAAGCGCTGGAATATCGAAAACTGGCTCGAGCAGGTGGCGATCCGCTTGCCGCAAAAAGGGAAGCGAGACGCGTCGTTCCAAGCTTCAAGGTTGCAGCCGAAACGGTCCACGAGGAACACAAAGCGGCTTGGAAGAACGCCAAGCATACTGATCAGTGGATCAACACTCTCAACCAGTACGCCGTTCCGGTCATCGGCGACATGATGGTCGATCGCATCGACACGCCCGAGATCTTGCGGGTGCTGTCACCCATCTGGTTAAAAAAGCCAGAAACCGCTCGACGAGTCAGACAGCGGCTAACCACAGTCTTCGATTGGGCCAAAGCGTCTGGTTATAGAAGCGGCGACAATCCCGTCGAGGGGGTGACACGCGGGCTACCGAAGCAGGTGGAGCGTGGTCGCCATCACGCAGCCATGGCATTTGCCGAAGTTCCGGCTTTCATCGAATCCATGCGCGGAACGAACAGTAGTTTGGTCGCCAAGCTCGCCTTTGAGTTGTTGATTCTGACCGCGACACGCACCAGCGAAGCCCTGCTGGCGAAGAAAACGGAGATAGACGCAAAAGGTAAGCTGTGGATCATTCCCGCTGACCGAATGAAGGCGAAACGAGAACATAGGGTGCCCATAACGGACAGGATTGCCGAAATCCTCAAAGAAGCAGCCACGATATCCGGCGATAGCCAGTTCATCTTCCCGGGACGGTCCGAAGATAAGCCTCTGTCCAACATGGTGTTCTTAGAGATCCTGAGGCGGATGGAGATCCCGGTTACGGCACATGGCTTCCGCTCTGCATTTCGCGATTGGGCAGCTGAATCGACGAATTATCCCCGCGAAATTGCTGAAATGGCACTAGCCCATACGATAGAAAACAAGGTCGAAGCAGCTTATCGTCGAGGCGATCTCCTCGATAAGCGAAGAGAAATGATGGTGAGCTGGGAGAAGTTTTGCCTTGGCAGGGAAAGAGATGGCGGATTTCAAGAAGACTGA
- a CDS encoding helix-turn-helix transcriptional regulator, producing MLPFAPKVRCKLSNKLPETGFVRLKSIIGPTGPIPISKSSWWKGIREGRFPPPQKLGPRTSVWPVESIRDLIEKHTVK from the coding sequence ATGCTCCCGTTCGCTCCGAAAGTGAGGTGCAAGTTGAGCAACAAACTACCGGAAACAGGCTTCGTTCGCCTGAAGTCCATCATTGGGCCGACTGGACCGATACCCATCAGCAAATCCAGCTGGTGGAAAGGCATTCGAGAGGGGCGATTTCCGCCTCCTCAGAAACTAGGCCCTAGAACGAGCGTGTGGCCTGTCGAATCCATCCGAGATTTGATCGAAAAACACACCGTAAAATAA